Proteins found in one Streptococcus anginosus subsp. whileyi MAS624 genomic segment:
- a CDS encoding cytidine deaminase family protein, whose amino-acid sequence MDIWEKMYEEAKKLYDPHEVSPFVYANHVVAAIEAEDGKIYTGFCFEGTYGVFHLCAERVAAFNMYQCSGQTKMKRVLAFRDKPPYGGGSGMPCGACREFLMELNPENRHLEFMLDFEKRETITLG is encoded by the coding sequence ATGGATATTTGGGAAAAAATGTATGAAGAAGCCAAGAAGCTCTATGATCCGCATGAGGTATCGCCCTTTGTGTACGCTAATCATGTTGTAGCAGCTATTGAAGCAGAGGATGGAAAGATTTATACCGGCTTTTGCTTTGAAGGAACCTATGGTGTTTTTCATCTCTGCGCTGAAAGGGTAGCAGCCTTTAATATGTATCAGTGTTCTGGACAAACAAAAATGAAACGAGTATTGGCTTTTCGTGATAAACCACCTTATGGAGGAGGTTCTGGTATGCCTTGTGGGGCGTGTAGAGAATTTTTAATGGAGTTGAATCCTGAGAATCGTCATCTAGAGTTTATGTTGGATTTTGAAAAACGCGAAACGATTACTTTGGGATAA
- a CDS encoding sensor histidine kinase: MKKVYYLLISFYSLLILGIIIHYIFSLFNFDWQLIFSNVERLEKFSFFVIVLTLSLTMLMILGVKVIQMVTLSTIQTNLKNVLEGRELQEIRQPEIDSSFRLVSEKLTHLTENLQKSENRALQNEETIIEKERKRIARDLHDTVSQELFAANMILSGVTGQVENLDTDTLSKQLTGVSGILNTAQRDLRILLLHLRPTELEGKSLVEGLNLILKELSDKSDIEVSFHHDVQKLPKQIEEHIFRIAQEIISNTLRHANANHLDVYLYQTPYELQLKMIDDGIGFEHTSSDELSYGLKNIEERVNDIAGTIQILTAPKQGVAIDIRVPLLKGV; this comes from the coding sequence ATGAAAAAAGTCTACTATCTCTTGATTAGCTTTTATTCCCTACTCATTTTAGGAATCATTATTCATTATATTTTTAGCCTATTTAATTTTGATTGGCAACTGATTTTTAGTAATGTAGAGCGGCTAGAAAAATTTAGTTTCTTTGTAATTGTGCTGACTTTATCTCTGACGATGCTGATGATTTTAGGTGTTAAAGTGATTCAAATGGTCACTTTGTCTACCATTCAAACAAACCTAAAAAATGTTTTAGAAGGTCGAGAATTGCAAGAGATTCGTCAGCCTGAAATTGATTCCTCTTTTCGGCTGGTTTCAGAGAAATTAACTCATTTGACAGAAAATCTGCAAAAGTCAGAGAACCGCGCCCTGCAAAATGAGGAGACGATTATTGAGAAAGAGCGCAAGCGAATTGCGCGTGACTTACATGATACGGTCAGTCAAGAACTTTTTGCTGCTAATATGATTTTGTCAGGTGTGACAGGTCAAGTGGAGAACTTAGATACGGACACCTTATCGAAGCAATTGACAGGCGTATCAGGAATTTTAAATACGGCTCAGAGGGATTTGCGTATCTTGCTTCTACATTTGAGACCGACAGAGTTGGAAGGGAAAAGCTTGGTTGAAGGGCTGAACCTCATTTTGAAAGAGCTATCAGATAAAAGCGATATTGAGGTAAGTTTTCACCATGATGTGCAAAAATTACCGAAACAGATTGAGGAGCATATTTTTAGAATTGCTCAGGAAATTATCAGTAATACGCTTCGCCATGCCAATGCAAATCATTTAGATGTTTATCTATATCAAACACCGTACGAATTGCAGTTAAAGATGATAGATGATGGGATTGGCTTTGAGCACACTTCGTCTGATGAATTGAGTTATGGTTTGAAAAATATAGAAGAAAGAGTAAACGATATTGCAGGAACGATTCAGATTTTAACGGCTCCTAAACAAGGAGTAGCGATTGACATTCGTGTACCTTTATTGAAAGGAGTTTAG
- a CDS encoding DUF402 domain-containing protein → MKLPKEGDFITIQSYKHNGSLHRTWRDTMVLKTTENAIIGVNDHTLVTESDGRRWVTREPAIVYFHKKYWFNIIAMIRENGISYYCNLASPYYLDAEALKYIDYDLDVKVFTNGEKRLLDVDEYERHKRQMNYSNDLDYILKENVKILVDWINNERGPFSQAYVNIWYKRYVELKNR, encoded by the coding sequence ATGAAGCTTCCAAAAGAAGGCGACTTTATTACAATTCAAAGTTATAAGCATAATGGAAGTCTGCACCGCACTTGGCGCGATACCATGGTACTAAAAACAACAGAAAATGCCATTATTGGTGTCAACGACCACACCTTGGTCACAGAAAGTGACGGGCGGCGTTGGGTGACACGTGAGCCAGCTATTGTCTATTTTCATAAAAAATATTGGTTTAACATTATCGCTATGATCCGCGAAAATGGGATTTCCTACTATTGCAATCTAGCCAGCCCCTATTATCTTGATGCAGAAGCATTAAAATACATAGATTATGATTTAGATGTCAAAGTCTTCACCAATGGTGAAAAGCGATTGCTGGATGTAGATGAATACGAGCGCCACAAGCGGCAAATGAACTATTCCAATGATTTAGATTACATTCTCAAGGAGAATGTGAAAATCTTAGTAGACTGGATTAATAATGAGCGTGGACCTTTTTCACAAGCCTATGTCAATATTTGGTACAAACGTTATGTAGAGCTAAAGAATCGCTAA
- a CDS encoding DUF960 domain-containing protein, with protein MAFTNTRGRYASFGVVTSLPDDIVDSFWYIIDNFLKGVFELDELLRFELINNKGKTTFQFSQESLATVVTFDFNDSFDPFFPREIFVTDNNGKETIMLPDEYTLM; from the coding sequence ATGGCTTTTACAAATACACGTGGACGTTATGCCAGCTTTGGCGTTGTAACCAGTTTACCAGATGATATCGTTGACAGCTTTTGGTATATTATTGACAATTTTCTAAAAGGTGTGTTTGAATTAGATGAACTTCTTCGATTTGAACTCATCAACAACAAAGGAAAAACGACTTTTCAATTTTCACAAGAGAGCCTAGCGACTGTTGTCACTTTTGATTTTAATGACTCTTTCGATCCGTTTTTTCCACGAGAAATCTTTGTGACTGACAATAATGGTAAAGAAACTATTATGCTGCCAGATGAGTATACCTTGATGTAA
- a CDS encoding DUF1858 domain-containing protein, with the protein MDNIIDVSIPVAEVVDKHPEVLEILVELGFKPLANPIMRNTVGRKVSLKQGSKLEGTPMDKIVMTLEANGYEVVGLD; encoded by the coding sequence ATGGACAATATCATTGATGTATCCATTCCTGTGGCAGAAGTAGTTGACAAGCACCCAGAAGTGTTGGAGATTTTGGTGGAGCTTGGTTTTAAGCCACTTGCCAATCCGATCATGCGCAATACGGTTGGTCGCAAGGTGTCGTTAAAGCAAGGTTCTAAGTTAGAGGGAACCCCTATGGATAAAATTGTCATGACATTGGAAGCAAATGGCTATGAAGTGGTGGGGCTAGACTAA
- the rlmD gene encoding 23S rRNA (uracil(1939)-C(5))-methyltransferase RlmD, whose translation MNLKVKQKIPLKIKKMGINGEGIGFYKKTLVFVPGALKGEDIFCQITTVKRNFVEAKLLTINKRTKYRVEPPCEIYEKCGGCQIMHLHYDKQLEFKTDLLRQALKKFAPQGYENYEIRPTIGMQEPLYYRAKLQFQTRKLGDEVKAGLYAQNSHYLISLKNCLVQDKVTQKIINKVALLLGKYNLPIYDERKRAGVRTVMIRRARKTGQVQMIFVTGKKLDFSPVIRDLTAEFPELEAVAVNYHTTKSSEIYGDKTEIIWGKETIQEGVLDYEFSLSPRAFYQLNPEQTEVLYSEAVKALDVTSEEHLIDAYCGVGTIGFAFAKRVKSLRGMDIIPEAIEDAKRNAARLGFNNTHYETGTAESIIPRWYKEGYRADALIVDPPRTGLDKKLLETIVRYAPKKMVYVSCNVSTLARDLVQLSKVYDVHYIQSVDMFPHTARTEAVVKLMRKED comes from the coding sequence ATGAATCTGAAAGTAAAACAAAAAATCCCCTTGAAAATCAAAAAAATGGGAATCAACGGGGAAGGGATTGGATTTTATAAAAAGACATTGGTCTTTGTGCCAGGTGCTTTAAAAGGTGAGGATATTTTTTGTCAAATCACGACGGTTAAGCGTAATTTTGTCGAAGCAAAACTGTTGACGATTAACAAACGCACCAAGTATCGAGTAGAGCCTCCTTGTGAGATTTATGAAAAATGCGGGGGCTGCCAGATTATGCACTTGCATTATGACAAACAGTTAGAATTTAAGACAGATCTGCTGCGGCAGGCTTTGAAAAAATTTGCACCTCAAGGTTATGAAAACTATGAGATTCGTCCAACGATTGGCATGCAAGAACCACTTTACTATCGGGCTAAGCTTCAATTTCAGACACGGAAATTAGGAGATGAAGTCAAAGCAGGGCTTTATGCGCAGAATTCCCATTATCTGATTTCTTTGAAAAACTGTTTGGTTCAGGATAAGGTAACGCAGAAAATCATCAATAAAGTGGCTCTCCTTTTGGGGAAGTACAATCTTCCTATCTACGATGAGCGTAAGAGAGCAGGCGTTCGGACGGTTATGATTCGCAGGGCTCGGAAAACGGGACAGGTGCAGATGATCTTTGTCACGGGAAAGAAGTTGGACTTCTCTCCAGTCATTCGAGATTTAACAGCAGAATTTCCAGAATTAGAAGCAGTGGCGGTCAATTACCATACGACAAAATCAAGTGAAATTTATGGAGATAAGACGGAAATTATCTGGGGAAAAGAGACAATTCAAGAAGGTGTTTTGGATTACGAGTTTTCCTTATCGCCTAGGGCTTTTTACCAGCTCAATCCAGAGCAGACAGAAGTGCTTTACAGTGAAGCAGTCAAGGCGCTTGATGTGACATCTGAAGAGCATTTGATTGATGCTTATTGCGGCGTGGGAACGATTGGCTTTGCCTTTGCTAAAAGAGTCAAGTCTCTGCGAGGTATGGACATTATTCCGGAAGCTATTGAAGATGCTAAGCGAAATGCTGCTCGCTTAGGCTTTAACAATACTCATTATGAGACTGGGACTGCTGAAAGCATTATTCCTCGTTGGTATAAGGAAGGCTATCGGGCGGATGCTTTGATTGTCGATCCACCACGAACTGGCTTGGATAAAAAGCTGCTTGAGACGATTGTCCGTTATGCACCGAAGAAAATGGTTTATGTCTCCTGTAATGTCTCTACTCTAGCTAGAGATTTGGTGCAATTGAGCAAGGTCTACGATGTTCATTATATTCAATCTGTGGATATGTTTCCACACACAGCCAGGACCGAGGCTGTAGTGAAGTTGATGAGGAAAGAGGATTAG
- a CDS encoding response regulator transcription factor — MHILLVDDHEMVRLGLKGYLDLQDDVDVVAEASNGREGVEKALELRPDVIMMDIVMPEMSGIKATLAILKEWPEAKILILTSYLDNEKIYPVLDAGAKGYMLKTSSADDILRAVRKVAKGELAIETEVSQKVEYHRNHIELHEDLTARERDILGLLAKGYENQRIADELFISLKTVKTHVSNILSKLEVSDRTQAVVYAFQHHLVPQDDI, encoded by the coding sequence ATGCATATTTTATTAGTAGATGACCATGAAATGGTACGACTTGGCTTGAAAGGTTATTTGGATTTACAAGACGATGTGGATGTAGTGGCAGAAGCTTCAAATGGTCGCGAAGGAGTTGAAAAAGCTTTGGAGTTGCGCCCAGATGTGATTATGATGGACATTGTTATGCCTGAAATGAGTGGGATTAAAGCGACACTTGCTATTTTAAAAGAATGGCCTGAAGCTAAAATTCTCATTTTGACTTCTTATTTGGATAATGAAAAAATTTATCCGGTTTTAGACGCAGGTGCTAAAGGATATATGCTGAAAACATCTAGTGCTGATGATATTTTACGAGCTGTCCGAAAAGTAGCTAAGGGTGAACTTGCCATTGAAACAGAGGTCAGCCAAAAAGTGGAATATCATCGAAATCATATTGAATTGCACGAAGATTTGACTGCGCGTGAGCGAGATATTTTAGGACTACTGGCAAAAGGTTATGAAAATCAACGCATAGCAGATGAATTATTTATTTCTTTAAAGACAGTGAAAACACATGTGTCCAATATCTTATCAAAGCTAGAAGTGAGCGATCGTACACAAGCTGTTGTTTATGCTTTCCAACATCACCTTGTCCCACAAGATGACATTTAG
- a CDS encoding S1 RNA-binding domain-containing protein: MKIGEKLKGRITGIQPYGAFVELETGDMGLIHISEIRTGYIENIHEILHVDDQVLVQVMDYDEFSGKASLSMRTLEEEKHHLPKRHRFSNDRYKIGFAPLAKNLPTWTKEAMDFLNQSKEETAE; this comes from the coding sequence ATGAAAATTGGTGAAAAACTAAAAGGCCGAATTACCGGTATTCAGCCTTATGGTGCTTTTGTGGAACTAGAAACGGGTGACATGGGATTGATTCATATCTCAGAAATTCGGACAGGCTATATCGAAAATATCCACGAAATTCTGCATGTTGACGATCAGGTCTTGGTGCAAGTGATGGACTATGATGAATTTTCGGGTAAGGCTAGTTTGTCAATGAGAACTCTGGAAGAAGAGAAGCATCATTTGCCTAAACGCCATCGCTTTTCAAATGACCGTTACAAGATTGGTTTTGCACCGCTCGCTAAAAATTTGCCGACTTGGACCAAGGAAGCAATGGATTTTCTGAATCAATCAAAAGAGGAAACTGCTGAATAA
- a CDS encoding bifunctional Cof-type HAD-IIB family hydrolase/peptidylprolyl isomerase, with the protein MDAKLKYKSKKIKIVFFDIDDTLRVKETGYIPDSIKTVFKQLKEKGILTGIASGRGIFGVVPELKALQPDFFVTLNGSYIEDKAGKVIAQTPIDRNLVETYIAWTKEVGIDFGLVGSHEAALSTRTPLIDEAIDIVYPNLPIQPDFYQDHNVYQMWTFEDIGDSLQLPKDLGEHLRLVRWHPHSSDVVLTNGSKASGVAKVVEYLGLKPENVMAFGDELNDLELFDYAGISVAMGISHEKIKAKADFVTKTVEEDGIFYALEELGMVEKELHFPQVTIEKTEGPKATIKTNHGDLKIQLFPEQAPKTVANFIALSKDGYYDGVIFHRIIKDFMIQGGDPTGTGMGGESIYGEKFEDEFSPELYNIRGALSMANAGPNTNGSQFFIVQNSKIPYAQKELERGGWPAPIAEVYASKGGTPHLDRRHTVFGQLLDEASYQVLDKIAAVETGAMDKPLEDVVIETIEIED; encoded by the coding sequence ATGGACGCAAAATTAAAATATAAATCCAAGAAAATCAAAATCGTCTTTTTCGATATTGATGATACGTTGCGAGTGAAAGAGACTGGCTATATTCCGGACTCTATCAAAACGGTGTTTAAACAGCTAAAAGAAAAAGGAATTTTGACAGGAATTGCTTCAGGGAGAGGGATTTTTGGTGTAGTTCCAGAGCTGAAAGCATTGCAGCCGGATTTTTTTGTCACTTTAAATGGTTCCTATATTGAAGATAAAGCAGGAAAGGTTATTGCGCAAACCCCGATTGATCGAAATTTAGTAGAAACTTATATCGCTTGGACGAAGGAAGTTGGGATTGACTTTGGCCTCGTTGGTAGTCATGAGGCAGCGCTTTCGACGCGAACACCGCTTATTGATGAAGCCATTGATATTGTTTATCCTAATTTACCTATTCAGCCGGATTTTTATCAAGATCACAACGTTTATCAAATGTGGACATTTGAAGATATCGGAGATAGTTTGCAATTACCAAAAGACTTGGGAGAACATCTGCGCTTGGTTCGCTGGCATCCACATTCATCAGACGTGGTTCTGACAAATGGTTCAAAAGCATCTGGGGTTGCAAAAGTTGTTGAGTATCTAGGATTGAAACCGGAGAATGTCATGGCTTTTGGCGATGAACTCAATGATTTAGAATTGTTTGATTATGCAGGTATCAGCGTTGCTATGGGCATTTCCCATGAAAAGATCAAAGCAAAGGCTGACTTTGTGACAAAAACAGTAGAAGAAGACGGCATTTTTTATGCCTTAGAGGAGTTAGGAATGGTAGAAAAAGAATTGCATTTTCCGCAAGTGACGATTGAAAAAACAGAAGGTCCGAAAGCGACTATTAAAACCAACCACGGTGATTTGAAAATTCAACTATTTCCAGAGCAAGCGCCGAAGACAGTGGCTAATTTTATCGCTTTATCAAAGGATGGCTACTATGATGGCGTGATTTTCCACCGCATTATCAAGGATTTCATGATTCAAGGTGGAGATCCAACTGGTACGGGCATGGGTGGCGAATCTATTTATGGAGAAAAGTTTGAAGATGAATTTTCTCCAGAATTGTACAATATCCGTGGTGCACTTTCGATGGCTAATGCTGGTCCAAATACAAATGGCAGTCAATTTTTCATCGTGCAAAATAGCAAGATCCCTTATGCACAAAAGGAATTGGAACGAGGTGGTTGGCCAGCACCGATTGCTGAAGTCTATGCAAGTAAAGGTGGAACGCCGCATTTGGATCGCAGGCATACTGTATTTGGTCAATTGCTAGATGAAGCTTCTTATCAAGTGTTAGATAAGATTGCGGCAGTTGAAACTGGTGCAATGGATAAACCGCTTGAGGATGTCGTGATTGAAACCATTGAGATTGAGGATTAA
- a CDS encoding nitronate monooxygenase, producing MSITTLLNIKYPIFQGAMAQISHYQLAAAVSEAGGLGIIASGGMTSDQLREEIRELRKLTDKPFAVNVMLMLKNIEELVNVITEEKVPVVTTGAGTPKFILPALKEAGIKVIPVIASVKHAKKMQELGVDAVIAEGAEAGGHIGSTNTMALLPQIADAVDIPVIGAGGIADGRGLAAAFVLGAQGAQLGTVFLASKECPIAESYKEAVLKANDTDTAVTGRRAGAPVRCIRNEMTDHYIELENKGTSREELEEITIGALSKAVYDGDTKNGSMMCGQIAGMIKEIRPCKEIIETIVSDAQKALENTEISL from the coding sequence ATGTCTATTACAACTTTACTAAACATCAAATATCCAATTTTTCAAGGTGCTATGGCGCAAATTTCTCACTATCAGTTGGCTGCTGCTGTTTCAGAAGCGGGTGGCTTGGGGATTATTGCTTCAGGTGGTATGACTAGCGACCAATTGCGCGAAGAAATTCGTGAATTGCGTAAACTCACAGACAAACCATTCGCTGTTAATGTGATGCTGATGCTGAAAAACATCGAAGAGCTTGTGAATGTTATCACCGAAGAAAAAGTTCCTGTTGTGACAACTGGTGCTGGCACCCCTAAATTTATTCTGCCTGCTCTCAAAGAAGCAGGTATCAAGGTTATTCCGGTCATTGCCAGCGTGAAACATGCTAAAAAAATGCAGGAATTAGGTGTTGACGCTGTTATCGCTGAAGGAGCTGAAGCGGGTGGTCATATCGGTAGCACCAATACCATGGCTTTGCTGCCACAAATCGCTGATGCGGTTGATATTCCCGTGATTGGTGCAGGAGGTATTGCAGACGGTCGTGGACTTGCTGCTGCTTTCGTTTTAGGCGCACAAGGAGCTCAGCTCGGTACGGTGTTTCTCGCGTCAAAAGAATGCCCAATCGCTGAAAGTTATAAAGAAGCCGTTCTCAAGGCAAATGATACAGATACAGCTGTCACAGGAAGGAGGGCGGGTGCACCCGTTCGTTGTATCCGAAACGAAATGACAGATCATTATATAGAACTTGAAAATAAAGGTACCAGCCGTGAGGAATTGGAAGAGATTACTATTGGAGCTCTCTCAAAAGCTGTATATGACGGAGACACCAAAAACGGCTCCATGATGTGCGGTCAAATTGCTGGTATGATAAAAGAAATCCGACCATGCAAAGAAATCATTGAAACAATCGTCTCAGATGCACAAAAAGCATTGGAAAACACAGAGATTTCCTTGTAA
- the recX gene encoding recombination regulator RecX, which produces MKITKIEKKKRLYLLELDETEKLYITEDTIVHFMLSKGMNITEQELKKIQEYAQFSYGKNLALYHLSFKQRTVKEVNDYLRKHDMEEETIVHVIDNLKKDNWLDDAKYAHAVINANLLSGDKGAYALKQKLMQKGIAASIIDDELHQHDFTNLAETVAQKLLKKYQGKLPTKALHDKILQQLINKGFSYEESKVAYQNLTIEDDDGNQQELLYKELDKQYRKYSKKYDGYDLKQRLTQALARKGYDFSDIASALREYL; this is translated from the coding sequence ATGAAAATTACAAAAATCGAAAAGAAAAAGCGGCTTTATCTCTTAGAGCTGGATGAGACAGAAAAACTGTATATCACCGAAGATACCATTGTTCATTTTATGTTGTCAAAAGGCATGAACATTACTGAGCAAGAGCTGAAAAAAATCCAAGAATATGCTCAATTTTCTTATGGAAAAAATCTGGCATTGTATCATCTTTCTTTCAAGCAGCGTACTGTAAAGGAAGTCAATGATTATTTGCGTAAGCACGACATGGAAGAGGAAACGATTGTTCACGTTATTGACAACTTAAAAAAAGACAACTGGCTAGATGATGCCAAATATGCTCATGCTGTTATCAATGCTAACCTCTTGTCTGGAGACAAAGGTGCTTATGCGCTCAAGCAAAAGTTAATGCAAAAAGGAATTGCTGCTTCTATCATTGATGATGAATTACATCAACATGATTTTACAAATCTAGCAGAAACAGTTGCTCAAAAATTACTCAAAAAATATCAAGGGAAGCTCCCGACAAAAGCACTTCACGATAAAATCTTACAACAGCTCATCAATAAAGGTTTTTCCTATGAAGAATCAAAAGTGGCATACCAAAACCTCACGATAGAAGATGATGATGGAAACCAGCAAGAATTGCTTTACAAAGAATTAGACAAACAATACCGCAAGTATTCTAAAAAATACGATGGCTATGATTTAAAACAACGGCTCACCCAAGCACTCGCACGCAAAGGCTACGATTTTTCTGATATTGCTAGCGCTCTCAGAGAATATCTATAA